The following nucleotide sequence is from Pochonia chlamydosporia 170 chromosome 4, whole genome shotgun sequence.
CAACCACCACAGACGGACGAGAGACAAACATGAAGGAAGAGTATGAACACGAAGATGACGCCCAGCTGGCGGCTATGGGCCATAGGCCCGAACTGAAGCGAAACTTTTCGACATTGTATGTCAGGTTCATTCTATGGTTgcaaaagaacaaagacTGACTCTGCTCGCGTGATGCAGGTCTATGTTGGGGTTGGCGTTTGCCGTCTTAAATGTCAGTGAGGGCATTTCGGTCCTAGCAATTGAGTTTGGAAACTCGAAACTTGAAGCGTAAACTAACTGTGCGATTTGAATAGTCATGGACAGCTTTATCGGCAAGTCTTTCTGTCAGTTTGACTTCTGGAGGAAGTACAAGTATTATTTGGGGTATGTCGAATTGATTTCCTGATCCGTCACCACATGCGACCGGACTCGCGTGTCCAACGTTTGACTGACTGAGGAGAACACAGGCTTGGTCACAGCAGGAATATGCAACTTGTGCATTGCTGCCTCTTTAGCTGAGTTTTTGTCCGCCTATCCGACGTAAGTACTGATATGTTTACACAAgctttacggagtacgagGCTGATGTGTTTTACAAACAGGGCGGGTGGTCAATACCATTGGGTGGCAGGTAAGCCAAGTTTCTCGATCCATGAAACATTCAAATAGAAAGTTTGTCTAACAAGTATTAGTCGGTATGCATAACATAATTTAGATCCTAGTGTGCGAGAATGTCTGTTAACAACATCTGCGAATAGTATCGTGGCCAAAATGGGTTCCTATCCTGTCCTGGATCACAGGCTGGATCAACGTTGCAGGATGGGTACGTCGTGTATACTTTCATCATTCCTCTCAGGGCTAACATGTCGGTGTTAGATTGCTCTTGTCGCAACAAACGCTCTACTTTCTAGCCAGCTAATCGTTGGAATCATCTCCGCCCTCCATCCAGTAGGTGTGTCGAACCCATTCAATCTGACACATTACCTGACAACTACAGGCATACGACCCGCAACGATGGCACCAATTCCTGATCTATATTGGATTGACCTTGCTGTCTTTCATAATCAATGCTTCCATGAACTCACTTCTCCCTATTATTTACCACGGAGCGTTCATGTGGTCTATTGGCGGGTTTGTCGTAGTATCTATTACCGTCTTGGCTTGTGCATCGCCCGACTTTAATTCAGCTTACTTTGTATTCTGCGATTTCATCAACCAAACAGGCTGTAAGTCCCAGTATAAGTTTCGGCATGAGTTGAAATAAGACTGACCCCCACAGGGCCCGATGGCGTTGCTTGGCTGCTTGGCGTGAGTACTCAGGAATAAGGTTTCACACATCGCCTTTGGCTAACTGCATAACGACAGCTTCTCCAAGGCGGGCTGGGCGTTACTGCCTTTGTAAGAGAGATCAATGAAAATGAATGAGGAGTATCAGCTAATAGTGATTTCCTAGGATGCTGTCGCACACATGATTGAAGGTAGAGACTTATCAAACGAGTTATCACGTCTTGAGATCTAACGGGTTGTGCACAGAAATTCCTCACGCCGCTGCTCAAGGACCGAAGATCATGGTAGTATGTGTCGGAATCGGAACATTCACCGGCGCAATCTTCCTCATTGTCTTGCTATTCGTCTCTGGAAACATTGACGACGTTATCAGCTCCAAGGCCGGGCCTCTTCTGCAGATTCTAATTCATGCGACCAAGAGCAACGCCGGTGCCATCTGTCTACTCATGTGGGAACCATAAAGCCATACCATATGAATGAACCTTATGCTAACTTAATGGAGGCTACCCTtggtttgccttgttttcGCTACACTCAGCGTTATGACTACGAGTAGTCGAATGATTTTCGCATTTGCAAGGTATGAGAGCATCCACACGAAAACAAAACCCCATGGTGGGAAAGGCCGGCTGGTTAACCCACGTGAAATAGAGATGGCGGTTTACCTGCCTCAAAGTTCTTTGCCAGAgttcacaccagactcggACTACCTTTGAATGCTCTGATCCTTACCTCGGTAATTGTGATCCTCTTCGGTCTGATCTTCTTAGGTTCAACCAGGTACAATGGAATCTTATCAGATGTACACCTCGAGTATTGCTAACGCCCTTCAGcgccttcaacgccatcatctccgcATCAGTTGTAGCCCTCGATTTATCGTACGCGATGCCCATTGCAGTAAACTTTCTTCAAGGCCGAAATGCTCTACCAGATCGAAAATGGAAGCTGCCTAATTGGTTTGGTTGGACTGCGGACTGCATTTCACTGGCATATATTTCGTTGACCACGGTGCTGTTCCTCTTTCCTCCGGTGTTGCCTGTGACTGGCAGCAATATGAGTAGGTCAAGTGCCCACAGCTGTGCTTATATTATGCTAATTGGCATGTTAGACTATTGCATAGTTGCATTCGCCATAATCATTAGTATATCTGTTTTCCAGTGGATAGTCGATGGGCGGAAGAACTTTACAGGGCCGCGGGTGAATCTCATTGCTGAGACCGTGGAACAGCCACCGACGCAGTCCTAACATGGCCAGGATAGTGAAGGTACTGCATTGAGGAGAAACTGATCGATTATTTGACGGCGCAGAAACTGCGGTTCATATCGCAACGAATACTTTGGACGAATTTGAACAATTGGGCGCTTTGGTTAGACCTCGCGGCATACCCCAGCTAGACGTCGAGCAGGCGCGAGTTTTATGGAGGAACAATTCTGGCACTGGATTATGTCATGTCAATAGATTATGCGGATACCAATGTTGAAGGGATATATAATCCATCACGAGTTTGGTTTAAGGTAGTGGGTTGCCTGATGCAAGATTAGTGAAGGTCTTTCACCGCGGCCCTGTGCTTAAAATGGCAACTCTGCAACTGACGTAATATCCCATGATGAAGGTCTGGGACAGGTTAAGCCAAGGCCCTTCAAAACATCAGAGAGCCATGTTATAGAGTCTGTAATGGCATGCCGTCAGGTTGAGGAGGTAATTGGTGTCCCTGTCAAAGGCATCATGAACGTACCACGACCAGGCAGCATATTGACACAAACGTCGCCAAGATACTAGCCAAACGAAACTTGACAGCCTTTAAGACAACTAACACGTTACCAATCGGAAGGAGACATCAATATTTACCAAATTAAGGGTCCGTCCGATTTTGACGTGGTATGGTCTACCAGGGGCGCGCAACGCAACACTTATACGGCGTATAGACACGACACTTGCGACCAAGAGCTGGACTGTTTGAAAAGACAAAGATTCTGGGAATGGCTATCTGCATTCAATCCGATTCGTCCAGGATTCAGCCGCTATTGCATTTCATGGTGCGCTGGTCGTAGCCAAGGGACCTATGCTTGGCGCGACGACACTGGCTTTGTGTGTACACGTTACTTTCCACAGTGTGAGGAGACTAGGGCGAGGAATGGCGTTGTCCATCGAAGTGACTCTTTCTAGATGTCATTAAATGGAGAGCATTGTGATGGGAGGGCACGGagcaaagacgacaaaggtATGTTGTGCAACATGTGCAATATTTGTAAACTTTGGGTAACTTATTGCAAGTcaatattatattaatatagACAGGATCAACATCATTCGCGCAGTTTATgcgtccaagtccaagattgTCAGTTGCAACGACGATCATGGTTCAAAGCCACGTTTTTGACTTGTTTCCCCAGCAAACTCTCGATACCAGGGTCCAAGCTGTCAAACGGCCGCGATGGAACACAATCATACAATCGCCCCGTTCTAGCCCTTGGATCGATGTGCCTTGGTTTCTTATGAACCTTCCATCTGGGGATTTCATTTCCACGTAAATGTCTGCTGTGCCGCACACAATGGCATTATTGGCTGCATCTAGGTAACGTCACATTGAAAAGGAatttgatgacatggattGATCCAGCCCCCGCAGTCGTGGCCCGCGAtgtctgatctggtctggtcaactcgTCTGTCCCCTGTCTTGGCTGCATCAACCCGTaagctgcagctgcagctgcagctggaGCTACAGGTACAGCTACTCGGACCAACAAACAATCGCATGGCCAAAGCCTACTATTGTCTGGTGTCTCGcaacagctcaagctcctcgGAGCTATCAATTGGAAAAATGATCCCTGCACAAGTCAAGTTACTTCCAGATGCCCCCAATTGCTTAGCGGGGTTGGGAATGTTAGCTTTCAATTTCGCGAACATAACCCCAGCTGATCTTGAAGAGGAACACAAATCGCGAgcccaaagaagaaggacctCAACCTGACGCCCAGAATAAAAAGCAGCCAACGTTCGCATCGATTTCCATCTCAACTCTTGCACTTGACACCTTTCTGCTCCTCTCTCCCCGTCCCACActcaaggcaccagacaactaCCACCAGTTGACCGCAAAATGACGCGCTTCCTCACAATCGCAGCTCTGGCCTCAGCTGCCTTGGCCACACCAGCAAACTGCGACCTCAAAGTTCCCTCAGTCAACGTCCCCTCATGCTCTCGCGGCGTGGGCACCGTCAAATACGACAAGACTGTTCCGGACCTGAAGCCCTTCCCTCGCACTCAGGTAGACCTCTGCTATACCGACACGCATATCGACATTAAGTTCACCGCCCGCGATGAGGTAAACTTCTACTTTAACTCGTCGCAGGGCACCAATGGCGATATCTGGATGTATGAAGTTATGGAGGCTTTCATCTACAAGGGCACGGATAACCCGCAGACCTATCTTGAGTTTGAGGTCAACCCCAACAACGTCACCTACCAGGCGTTCGTTTATAATCCCTCCAAGGTGCGCGCCACGGGTGCTCCCTTTGACCACTTCTTCGTGTCAGACCCTGCTACAGATGGGTTTAGTTCTGTGACCAAGCTGGACAAGCCGAAGCAGCTGTGGGTGAGCGATGTGAAGATTCCTTTGGGTCTATTCAATGTCGACTCTGGCAAGGCTAGGGGTACGCAGTGGAGGAT
It contains:
- a CDS encoding carbohydrate-binding domain, family 9-like, subgroup (similar to Metarhizium robertsii ARSEF 23 XP_007820662.1) — encoded protein: MTRFLTIAALASAALATPANCDLKVPSVNVPSCSRGVGTVKYDKTVPDLKPFPRTQVDLCYTDTHIDIKFTARDEVNFYFNSSQGTNGDIWMYEVMEAFIYKGTDNPQTYLEFEVNPNNVTYQAFVYNPSKVRATGAPFDHFFVSDPATDGFSSVTKLDKPKQLWVSDVKIPLGLFNVDSGKARGTQWRMNFFRTVVSPQTYPDQGLGAWSPPNKASFHITPYFGKVKFV
- a CDS encoding amino acid permease (similar to Neosartorya fischeri NRRL 181 XP_001263641.1), coding for MKEEYEHEDDAQLAAMGHRPELKRNFSTLSMLGLAFAVLNSWTALSASLSVSLTSGGSTSIIWGLVTAGICNLCIAASLAEFLSAYPTAGGQYHWVAVSWPKWVPILSWITGWINVAGWIALVATNALLSSQLIVGIISALHPAYDPQRWHQFLIYIGLTLLSFIINASMNSLLPIIYHGAFMWSIGGFVVVSITVLACASPDFNSAYFVFCDFINQTGWPDGVAWLLGLLQGGLGVTAFDAVAHMIEEIPHAAAQGPKIMVVCVGIGTFTGAIFLIVLLFVSGNIDDVISSKAGPLLQILIHATKSNAGAICLLMLPLVCLVFATLSVMTTSSRMIFAFARDGGLPASKFFARVHTRLGLPLNALILTSVIVILFGLIFLGSTSAFNAIISASVVALDLSYAMPIAVNFLQGRNALPDRKWKLPNWFGWTADCISLAYISLTTVLFLFPPVLPVTGSNMNYCIVAFAIIISISVFQWIVDGRKNFTGPRVNLIAETVEQPPTQS